From Flavobacterium sp. 102, a single genomic window includes:
- a CDS encoding MGMT family protein: protein MMEDNFFERVYAIARQIPEGKVTSYGAIARALGTARSARMVGWAMNACHGRDDVPAHRVVNRIGVLSGKHHFEGTNLMQQLLENEGIIVVDNQIVDFEKHFWQPEISQQ from the coding sequence ATCATGGAAGATAATTTTTTCGAAAGAGTCTACGCGATTGCACGCCAAATTCCGGAAGGGAAAGTCACTTCTTATGGCGCGATTGCCAGAGCATTAGGCACAGCACGTTCCGCTCGAATGGTTGGTTGGGCAATGAATGCTTGTCACGGTAGAGATGATGTTCCGGCACATAGGGTGGTGAATAGAATCGGAGTGCTTTCCGGAAAACACCATTTTGAAGGAACCAATTTAATGCAACAACTACTCGAAAACGAAGGGATTATAGTTGTTGATAATCAAATTGTAGATTTTGAGAAGCATTTTTGGCAACCTGAAATTAGTCAGCAGTAA
- the trmB gene encoding tRNA (guanosine(46)-N7)-methyltransferase TrmB has protein sequence MGSKNKLKRFKENETFQNVFQPTREEVVGGEFPLKGKWNSDFFKNDNPIIIELGCGKGEYSVGLAEKYPDKNFVGIDIKGARFWRGAKTAVDEGLHNVAFVRTQIELIEDIFATHEVSEIWITFPDPQIKYKRTKHRMTNSEFLKLYQRILKPDGVVNLKTDSEFMHGYTLGLLHGEGHEVLYANHNVYKNEGAPEEVIGIQTFYEKQYLEINKAITYIRFKIK, from the coding sequence GTGGGCAGTAAGAATAAATTAAAACGATTTAAGGAAAACGAAACTTTTCAAAATGTTTTCCAACCAACGAGAGAAGAAGTAGTAGGCGGAGAATTTCCGTTAAAAGGGAAATGGAATAGTGATTTTTTCAAAAACGACAATCCTATCATCATCGAATTAGGTTGTGGTAAAGGCGAATATTCTGTTGGTTTAGCCGAAAAATATCCGGACAAAAACTTTGTCGGCATCGATATCAAAGGCGCGAGATTTTGGCGTGGCGCAAAAACAGCGGTGGATGAAGGCCTGCACAATGTGGCTTTTGTTCGTACGCAAATCGAATTAATCGAAGATATTTTTGCCACGCATGAAGTGTCCGAAATTTGGATTACTTTCCCCGATCCGCAAATCAAATACAAACGCACCAAGCACCGAATGACCAACAGTGAGTTCTTGAAATTGTACCAAAGAATTTTAAAACCGGATGGCGTTGTAAATCTTAAAACCGACAGCGAATTTATGCACGGTTATACTCTTGGATTACTACACGGCGAAGGACATGAAGTTTTGTATGCCAACCATAATGTCTACAAAAACGAAGGCGCACCGGAAGAAGTTATCGGTATCCAAACGTTTTACGAAAAACAATATTTGGAAATCAACAAAGCAATTACGTATATTCGTTTCAAAATCAAATAG
- a CDS encoding lysine transporter LysE, with amino-acid sequence MTFILPLVLGFCISFLAVILPGLINMTAAKISLQESKIEAISFAAGAGTVVFFQTFIAVMFARFISNHDEIVATLQEIGIFIFSGLSIYFFWIAKKPKKIKAHKTVKGKSNRFFFGMLLSMLNLLPIPFYVFASMGLAAAGYFSFDKIPVSSFVIGVVLGSFSVFYLYIVAFKKIEKKTEFLMQNINIVIGSVTTFMAVVTLIKLLYH; translated from the coding sequence ATGACCTTTATTTTGCCTCTTGTGTTGGGTTTTTGCATTTCGTTTTTAGCGGTTATACTTCCGGGTTTAATCAATATGACGGCGGCGAAAATCAGTTTGCAAGAGAGTAAAATAGAAGCCATTAGCTTTGCTGCCGGTGCTGGTACTGTAGTTTTTTTCCAAACTTTTATCGCTGTGATGTTTGCCCGATTCATCAGCAATCATGATGAAATTGTCGCTACTTTACAAGAAATCGGCATCTTCATTTTCTCCGGTTTGAGTATTTATTTTTTTTGGATAGCCAAAAAGCCTAAAAAGATAAAAGCCCATAAAACGGTCAAAGGAAAATCCAATCGTTTCTTTTTTGGGATGTTGTTGTCCATGTTAAACTTGCTTCCCATTCCGTTCTACGTTTTTGCCAGTATGGGTTTGGCCGCAGCAGGTTATTTTAGTTTTGATAAAATTCCGGTTTCTTCTTTTGTGATTGGAGTAGTTTTGGGCTCGTTTAGTGTTTTTTACCTCTATATCGTTGCCTTCAAAAAGATTGAAAAAAAGACCGAATTCTTGATGCAAAACATTAACATCGTCATTGGTTCTGTCACAACTTTTATGGCTGTAGTTACGTTGATCAAATTGCTGTATCATTAA
- a CDS encoding UDP-2,3-diacylglucosamine diphosphatase, with product MKKRKVEVVVISDVHLGTYGCHAKELLAYLSSVKPKILILNGDIIDIWQFRKSYFPASHLKVIKKIISLSSKGTKIYYLTGNHDEFLRKFTDLHLGNMSLLNKLVLDLDGKKAWFFHGDVFDASINHAKWLAKLGGWGYDMLILINRFLNWILAKFNKEPYSLSKKIKDNVKSAVKFITNFENVCTELAIENHYDYVICGHIHEPKISSVENEKGKTTYLNSGDWIENLAALEYNNKKWKLYKHNPNDSFLEDEPHFEYEDKLAEQFISILNK from the coding sequence TTGAAAAAAAGAAAAGTAGAAGTTGTTGTTATTTCGGATGTTCACTTAGGAACTTATGGCTGCCATGCCAAGGAATTATTGGCCTATTTATCTTCTGTCAAACCTAAAATATTGATTCTAAACGGAGACATTATTGACATTTGGCAATTTAGAAAATCTTACTTTCCGGCTTCACATTTAAAGGTGATTAAGAAAATTATTTCGTTGAGTTCCAAAGGCACCAAAATCTATTATTTAACCGGAAACCATGATGAATTCTTGAGAAAATTTACCGATTTGCATCTTGGTAACATGAGTTTACTCAACAAATTGGTTTTAGATTTAGATGGCAAAAAAGCTTGGTTTTTCCATGGAGATGTCTTTGATGCGTCAATCAATCATGCTAAATGGTTGGCAAAACTTGGCGGTTGGGGTTATGACATGCTGATTTTAATCAATCGTTTTTTAAATTGGATTTTGGCTAAATTCAATAAAGAACCTTATTCGTTATCCAAAAAAATAAAGGACAACGTTAAATCGGCAGTGAAGTTTATCACAAATTTTGAAAATGTTTGTACCGAATTGGCGATAGAAAATCATTATGATTATGTAATTTGCGGACACATACATGAACCTAAGATTTCATCGGTGGAAAACGAAAAAGGAAAAACAACCTATCTGAATTCGGGCGATTGGATTGAAAATTTGGCCGCTTTGGAATACAATAATAAAAAATGGAAATTGTATAAACACAACCCAAATGATTCGTTTTTAGAAGACGAACCTCATTTTGAATACGAAGACAAATTGGCTGAACAATTTATCAGCATTTTGAATAAATAA